In Planococcus shixiaomingii, the DNA window CAACACTCTTACAGATGTCTGCTCCTGCAGAAAATTCAAGCATTCAATAAGCTCAATTCCCATAAGCGTATTTAATGAATTCATTGCGGCCGGCCGGTTCAATTGGAGTGTGTAGACATGATCCTCACTAAGGTCATCATTTAGGGAAATCGTCTGCCACTCTGCCATAAATTCCACCTCCATAGCAATAGCAAAAAACCGTCCATTCACTTTCTGGACGGCTCTTTCCTTCAGTTATTAAGCTTTTCGTTGTGTTTCTTCGTATTTCTTTTGCAATTCTTCAATACGAAGGCGGCCTTCTTCACGCATACGGCGATTCTCTTGCTCGATTTCCCGCGTGTCGTTCATGCCTTTCATGATTGTTTCCCACGTCTGCTCAATTGTTTCAATTTTTATGCTCGGCTGGCCGGACATACGTGCGATGTCGACGCTTTGGCGGGAAATATCGTTGGCGTTTTTAATAAGCATTTCGTTCGTCCGGCGATCCAATTCGTTCATGGATTGCGCCACTAAATTTTGGCGTTTCGCCGCGATTGCGTTGATCAATCCCGTTTTAAAAATCGGAATTGTCGTCACGAAAGCGGAATTGATTTTGCCGATCAGCTTCGTATTGCCGCGCTGCAGCATGCGGATTTGCGGCGCTGACTGGTAAGAAACTTGTTTCGCCATTTCCAAGTCATAGACGCGCTGTTCCAAAAGTTCGATTGCATTTTGCAAAGTCGTCAATTGCATCATAGCCAGCTGATCCCCAGTTTCGGCTTTTAAGCGCATTGCCGGCTCTTCAGCCTTCAATTCCTGAATTCTTACATCGCCAGCAGCAATGTACTTTTCCAGTTCCATGAAGTAACGGAAGTTTTGATCATACAGCTCTTCTAATGTCGTCGTTGATTTTTTCATCTCGGATTCGTATTTTGTGATTTCGACATAAACTTTATCGATTTCTGTACCCATCGTCTGGTATTTACTAAATAGCTTCTCAATTATTTTATTGCCTCTATTAAAGACTTTGTTGATCAGGCCTTTCTTTTCAACAAAATCCTTTTTATCGAACTTATCCATAATTTTGCCGAGCTGATTTAATAGTTCACTGGATTCTTCCATGCTGTTCGCTTGGACCGAACTTAAGACCTTGCCGGTAAAAGCCGAGATTTCATTTGCCGGTTCCCGTCCGAATTCCAATAGCTCCACCTGATTTTTGATGTCGATGCTGGCAGCGAGCTTGAGCACTTCCGGGTCCTGCTTGAGTTTTGTAAGCAATTCATTATCTTCTTTCATAACCAGTTCCTGTTGCTCCATCTGATCTGGCAAAGTGTTCATCGGATAGCCCCCTTTAAATTTTTAGCATTGTTGCATTTTTGTCGCTGTTCGGCCAGGAATGATATTCAAAGCCATTTTCTGAAAATCTTTTTGACGACCGACGGTTCACGATAAGGTTCGTTGAAGCTTCGTTCATCAAGCCAATGTGTATCGATCGCTTCAGGATCAATCCAGCGCTCGATGTCTTGATGCCCTTGCGGATTAATGATGATGACATCAAGCCCGAACGTATGAATTAAGGCAATGGCATTGGCATCGGCCCGACTCAATTCTGCGTCCTTTTCTTCATTATAGAATAACACGGTCGGTACAAATTGTGGATAATCAAACAGCTGAATCAACTGCACAACCGAATCTGGAAGTGACATCGATTGCGAAAAAGCATACAGCTGGAGCTCTTCAAACGATTCGCCTTGCTGCGGAAGCAAAATCGGCTTTTCCACATGCCGTGCTATGGCATCGCATATGGCAAGTTGAAGGCCATCCGGCAATTTGCTGTACTTCCACCAATGTGCCGTTTTCATTTTTTCGGGATCCAGCTTACCGTCTTTTCCGAGTGCCGCGCGGTAATGAAATTGCTGATTTCCTTTGCGCTCTTCGACAAAAGGAAAACTTCGGACTAATTTAGTGTCTTCCCGTTCCGTCAAATTGTGAATGTTATCCCAAAAACGCTTACGGTCTTTCTCAATTCCCATGACCTTTGCGAAAACAACTGGAATCACAACACGCCCGCGTTCAACTCCAAAAGACGGACGGACGAGCGCACGTTCTTTTGCCAGCATAAAGGCTTCATCGAGTGTCGTCTTCAGCGG includes these proteins:
- a CDS encoding toxic anion resistance protein; the encoded protein is MNTLPDQMEQQELVMKEDNELLTKLKQDPEVLKLAASIDIKNQVELLEFGREPANEISAFTGKVLSSVQANSMEESSELLNQLGKIMDKFDKKDFVEKKGLINKVFNRGNKIIEKLFSKYQTMGTEIDKVYVEITKYESEMKKSTTTLEELYDQNFRYFMELEKYIAAGDVRIQELKAEEPAMRLKAETGDQLAMMQLTTLQNAIELLEQRVYDLEMAKQVSYQSAPQIRMLQRGNTKLIGKINSAFVTTIPIFKTGLINAIAAKRQNLVAQSMNELDRRTNEMLIKNANDISRQSVDIARMSGQPSIKIETIEQTWETIMKGMNDTREIEQENRRMREEGRLRIEELQKKYEETQRKA